The following are encoded together in the Zygosaccharomyces rouxii strain CBS732 chromosome C complete sequence genome:
- the PRP8 gene encoding U4/U6-U5 snRNP complex subunit PRP8 (highly similar to uniprot|P33334 Saccharomyces cerevisiae YHR165C PRP8 Component of the U4/U6-U5 snRNP complex involved in the second catalytic step of splicing), with protein MNNSDSPPPPPPPPELFEPDGMELPPPPPPPLDDNDDNMLPPPPPPGLDDDADFMEQPPPPPSPSMPPPLPPPTINDGNDKMNNLDNVLNGKLPNGMKRKLEDGKVSKVSRKKLKKLKKSGRGQVQAQKPELPPEHLRKIIESHTDMTSKRFNHEKRAFLGALKYMPHAILKLLENMPQPWEQVKTVKVLYHATGAITFVNEIPRVIEPVYIAQWSTMWLAMRREKRDRTHFKRMRFPPFDDDEPPVSYSDNIQTLEPPNPIYLQLDNYEDKLVKEWLYDSKPLINNQGKVNGTSYKTWYLSPQIMANLNRLSTPLKSEIHDDNHYYLFDKKSFFTSKALNNAIPGGPKFEPLYPHEEEEDYNEFNSIDRIIFRVQIRSEYRIAFPHLYNSRPRSVQMSWYSKPICCLPNREEDPDLPTFSFDVMFNPITRTQNKKNQRSDNDEFTLNEDFTALMTNEELELPETKDAFDLYHSPYPFNKNSGRMVRAQDVTLVKNWYLQRSDQDFPLKTRVSYQRLLKSHVFNELKTKKPADVKKVKLLKSLRNTKYFQQTTIDWVEAGLQLCRQGHNMLNLLIHRKGLTYLHLDYNFNLKPTKTLTTKERKKSRFGNAFHLMREILKMIKLLVDAHVQFRLGNVDAFQLADAIYYIFNHLGHLTGIYRYKYKVMHQIRACKDLKHVVYHRFNKIIGKGPGCGFWQPAWRVWIFFMRGIIPLLERWLGNLLVRQFEGRNNEIIKTTTKQRADAYFDLELRASVMKDILEMIPEGIRQDKARTILQHLSEAWRCWKANIPWDVPGMPIPVKKIIERYVKAKADGWVSGAHSNRERIKKGTHVEKTALKKNLGRMTRLWIKYEQERQQQIEKNGPEITPDEATAIFSTMVDWLEKRDFSPIPFPPLAYKNDTKILVLTLENLKDAYGSKVRLNSAEREELALIEAAYDNPHETLNRIKKYLLTQRVFKPVELSMVDHYQNIAPVYTVDPLEKLTDLYLDQYLWYEADERKLFPNWIKPSDSEIPPLLTYKWCQGVNNLSEVWDVSKGQSTVMMETKLEEMAEKIDFTLLNRLLRLIVDPNIADYMTAKNNVILNYKDMSHVNKYGLIRGLQFSSFIYQYYGLMMDILMLGIDRAMDFAGPPNDPNDFLQLKHPSVEKKQPIKLYARYLDTVYVLFHFEEEEANELTDDYLSENPDPNFSNAVGYNNKRCWPRDARMRLVREDVNLGRAVFWEMQGRVPASLTKIKWDNSFVSIYSKNNPNLLFSMCGFEVRILPKQRTNEVISTGEGVWDLIDERTKQRTAKAFLKVSQEEIERFDSKIRGILMGSGSTTFSKVASKWNTALLSLFTYFREAIVATEPLLDILVKSETKIQNRVKLGLNSKMPTRFPPAVFYTPKELGGLGMLSASHILIPAADRTYSRQTDTGITHFRAGMTHDDDKLIPTIFRYITTWENEFLDSQRVWAEYATKRQEAIQENRRIAFEELESSWDRGIPRISTLFQRDRHTLAYDRGHRIRREFKQFSLERNSPFWWTNAHHDGKLWNLNAYRTDVIQALGGIETILEHTLFKGTGFSSWEGLFWEKAAGFEDSMQFKKLTHAQRTGLSQIPNRRFTLWWSPTINRANVYVGFLVQLDLTGIFLHGKIPTLKISLIQIFRAHLWQKIHESIVFDLCQILDGQLDVLQIESVNKEAVHPRKSYKMNSSAADITVNSIHQWEVCKPSLLHATNDNFKAALTDKMWVDVQLRYGDYDSHDISRYVRAKFLDYTTDSVSMYPSPTGVMVGIDLAYNMYDVYGNWFNGLKPLMQNSMRTIMRANPALYVLRERIRKGLQIYQSNVQEPFLNSSNYAELFNNDTKLFVDDTNVYRVTVHKTFEGNVATKAINGCIFTLNPKTGHLFLKIIHTSVWAGQKRLSQLAKWKTAEEVSALVRSLPKEEQPKQIIVTRKAMLDPLEVHMLDFPNISIRPTELRLPFAASMAIDKLSDTVLKATEPQMLLFNIYDDWLERVSSYTAFSRIILLLRGLKTNEEKAKMILLGDPTIPIKSHHLWPSFTDEQWIEVESKMRDLILEEYSKKYNVNISSLTQTEIKDLILGQDVKAPSVRRQKMAELEAAKNDSTRDDELETGASTVMKTKTVNAQGEEIVVVTSANYENQAFSSKNEWRKNAIANSLLYLRLRNIYIASEDFIEEKPVFVLPRNLLKKLVEISDVKIQVAAYLYGSSPADHPNIKEIKTIALIPQLGNSKAVQLGKIPNGDTNPQLDGLELLGWIHTQTEDIKFMTAFDVATHADLFSSVKREAIDLTVCLAQGSVSLAAYNLTDEGYSWGIQNKDVITTTPEEFDPSYSEHAQLLLSERIMGNFLVPSTDVWNFTFSGATFDPSLDYELKVGIPLEFYNEMHRVIHFMQFNELAGDEALEAEQEDVLA; from the coding sequence ATGAATAATTCTGATTctccaccaccacctccTCCCCCACCGGAGCTATTTGAGCCCGATGGCATGGAGCTTCCGCCACCCCCACCACCTCCATtagatgataatgatgataacatgttaccaccacctcCTCCCCCGGGTCTTGACGATGATGCAGATTTCATGGAGCAACCACCACCGCcaccttcaccatcaaTGCCACCGCCTCTCCCCCCACCAACAATTAATGATGGAAATGATAAAATGAACAATTTAGATAATGTGCTTAATGGGAAGCTGCCGAATGggatgaaaaggaaattaGAGGATGGAAAGGTTTCCAAGGTTAGCCGCaaaaagttgaaaaagCTCAAGAAATCTGGAAGGGGCCAAGTTCAAGCTCAAAAGCCTGAGTTACCACCCGAACATTTAAGAAAGATTATTGAAAGCCATACGGATATGACATCGAAAAGATTCAATCACGAGAAGAGAGCTTTCTTGGGAGCTTTGAAGTACATGCCTCACgcaattttgaaacttttagAAAATATGCCACAACCCTGGGAACAAGTAAAAACGGTCAAGGTGCTTTATCACGCTACGGGCGCCATCACTTTCGTCAACGAGATTCCAAGAGTCATCGAACCTGTATACATTGCTCAATGGTCGACTATGTGGCTTGCCATGAGAAGGGAAAAGCGTGACAGAACTCATTTCAAGAGGATGAGATTCCCTCCTtttgatgacgatgaacCGCCAGTATCCTATTCCGACAATATTCAAACGCTAGAGCCCCCAAATCCAATATACTTGCAACTGGACAATTATGAGGATAAATTGGTAAAAGAATGGCTTTACGACTCAAAGCCGCTTATAAATAACCAGGGAAAAGTTAATGGAACATCTTACAAGACATGGTATCTTTCGCCACAAATTATGGCTAATTTAAACAGACTATCCACCCCTCTTAAGAGTGAAATTCATGATGATAACCATTACTATCTTTTTGAtaagaaatctttttttaCATCCAAAGCATTGAATAATGCTATACCGGGTGGTCCCAAATTTGAACCACTGTATCCCCAcgaggaagaagaggattaCAATGAATTTAATTCGATCGATAGAATCATTTTCAGAGTTCAGATACGAAGTGAATATCGAATAGCATTTCCTCATTTGTATAACTCTCGTCCCCGTTCAGTGCAAATGTCGTGGTACAGTAAACCAATATGTTGCCTCCCTAACAGAGAGGAAGATCCTGATTTACCCACTTTTTCCTTCGATGTTATGTTCAATCCAATTACAAGAACTcagaacaagaagaatcaaagatcggataatgatgaatttacGTTGAATGAAGATTTCACAGCACTTATGACAAACGAAGAGCTTGAGTTACCGGAGACCAAGGATGCTTTTGACCTCTACCATTCACCATATCCTTTCAATAAAAACTCCGGAAGAATGGTACGAGCTCAAGATGTCACCCtggtaaaaaattggtacCTACAGAGATCTGATCAGGATTTTCCGCTAAAGACGAGGGTATCTTATCAGAGATTATTAAAATCACATGTCTTTAACGAACTCAAGACTAAAAAGCCTGCTGACGTTAAAAAGGTAAAGCTACTTAAAAGCCTGAGAAATACTAAATATTTTCAGCAAACGACTATAGACTGGGTGGAAGCTGGTTTACAATTATGTCGGCAAGGTCATAATATGTTAAATCTCTTGATTCATCGTAAGGGATTGACCTATCTGCATTTGGATTACAACTTTAATTTGAAACCAACCAAGACGTTAACCACAAAAGAGCGTAAAAAGTCAAGGTTTGGGAATGCCTTTCACCTAATGAGagagattttgaaaatgattAAACTGTTAGTAGATGCTCATGTTCAATTTCGATTAGGAAATGTAGATGCCTTTCAATTGGCAGATGCAATCTATTATATTTTCAACCATCTAGGCCATTTGACTGGGATTTACAGGTACAAATATAAAGTCATGCATCAGATACGTGCTTGTAAAGATTTAAAGCACGTAGTCTATCATAGGTTTAATAAAATTATTGGCAAGGGACCCGGATGTGGGTTCTGGCAACCAGCTTGGAGagtttggattttctttatGAGAGGAATTATCCCGCTATTGGAAAGGTGGTTAGGAAACCTTTTGGTTCGTCAATTTGAAGGACGtaataatgaaataatAAAAACCACCACTAAACAGCGAGCAGATGCATATTTTGACCTGGAACTTAGAGCCTCTGTAATGAAGGACATCCTAGAAATGATTCCTGAGGGAATCAGACAGGACAAGGCAAGGACCATTCTGCAACATTTGAGCGAGGCCTGGAGATGTTGGAAAGCGAATATTCCATGGGACGTTCCAGGAATGCCAATTCCCGTAAAGAAAATAATTGAAAGATATGTTAAGGCCAAGGCAGATGGTTGGGTATCAGGAGCACACTCGAATCGTGAACGCATCAAGAAGGGGACACACGTAGAGAAAACagctttaaagaaaaactTAGGCCGAATGACAAGACTTTGGATTAAAtatgaacaagaaagaCAACAGCAAATCGAGAAGAATGGGCCTGAAATTACGCCTGATGAAGCCACCGCAATATTTTCCACTATGGTGGACTGGTTGGAGAAAAGAGACTTTTCGCCAATCCCTTTCCCTCCTTTGGCATATAAAAATGACACAAAAATACTCGTCTTGACTTTGGAAAACCTAAAAGATGCTTATGGTTCGAAAGTGAGATTGAATTCTGCTGAACGTGAAGAACTGGCTCTTATCGAAGCAGCATATGATAATCCTCATGAAACACTCAATAGAATAAAGAAATATCTTTTAACTCAGCGTGTGTTTAAACCCGTGGAATTATCTATGGTGGACCATTATCAAAATATCGCACCAGTTTATACTGTTGATCCTCTCGAGAAATTAACAGATTTATACCTAGATCAATATCTCTGGTATGAGGCCGATGAAAGAAAACTGTTCCCCAACTGGATTAAACCTAGTGACTCTGAAATACCACCACTATTGACTTACAAGTGGTGCCAAGGTGTGAACAACCTTTCTGAGGTCTGGGATGTATCGAAAGGCCAGTCGACCGTCATGATGGAAACTAAGCTCGAAGAAATGGCTGAGAAAATTGATTTCACCTTACTCAATAGACTATTGAGATTAATTGTTGATCCCAATATTGCTGACTATATGACAGCAAAAAATAATGTTATTCTAAATTATAAAGACATGAGCCATGTTAATAAGTATGGTCTCATCCGAGgtcttcaattttcttcCTTCATATACCAGTATTACGGACTGATGATGGATATTTTAATGTTGGGAATTGATAGGGCGATGGATTTCGCTGGTCCCCCCAATGATCCTAATGACTTCTTACAGCTAAAACATCCAAGTGTAGAAAAGAAGCAACCAATAAAATTATATGCTCGTTATCTGGATACAGTGTATGTCTTATTCCAtttcgaagaagaagaagctaatGAGTTGACAGACGATTACTTATCAGAAAACCCTGacccaaatttttccaatgctGTTGgatataataataaaaggTGCTGGCCAAGAGATGCACGTATGCGGCTTGTGCGTGAGGATGTAAATCTGGGACGAGCTGTGTTTTGGGAAATGCAAGGCAGAGTACCAGCTTCATTGACAAAGATCAAATGGGATAATAGTTTTGTATCAATCTACAGCAAAAAcaatccaaatcttttattCTCCATGTGTGGATTTGAAGTTCGGATCCTCCCAAAGCAAAGGACCAACGAGGTGATTTCTACAGGTGAAGGTGTCTGGGATTTAATAGATGAGCGAACAAAGCAAAGGACCGCCAAAGCCTTTTTAAAGGTAtcacaagaagaaatcgaGAGGTTTGATAGTAAAATAAGAGGAATCCTCATGGGTTCGGGTTCTACAACTTTCTCTAAAGTTGCCTCCAAGTGGAATACAGCGCTGCTCTCACTATTTACCTACTTCAGAGAAGCAATCGTGGCAACCGAACCTCTACTAGATATATTGGTTAAATCTGAAACAAAAATCCAGAATAGAGTTAAACTAGGGCTTAACTCAAAGATGCCTACTCGTTTCCCCCCTGCCGTGTTCTACACCCCGAAAGAACTTGGTGGTCTGGGGATGCTAAGTGCATCTCACATCTTGATCCCTGCTGCTGATCGCACGTACTCAAGACAAACAGACACTGGCATTACCCATTTTCGTGCCGGTATGACACATGATGATGACAAATTAATTCCGACCATCTTCCGTTACATTACTACCTGGGAGAATGAATTTCTGGATTCTCAGAGAGTTTGGGCTGAATACGCAACCAAAAGGCAAGAAGCCATTCAGGAGAATCGTAGAATAGCAttcgaagaattggaaagttcTTGGGATAGAGGTATTCCACGTATCAGCACTTTATTTCAGAGGGACCGTCACACATTGGCCTATGACAGAGGCCATAGGATTCGCAGAGAATTCAAGCAATTCTCATTGGAACGTAATAGTCCCTTTTGGTGGACTAATGCTCATCATGATGGTAAGCTTTGGAATTTGAATGCTTACAGGACAGATGTCATTCAAGCCCttggtggtattgaaaCAATCCTAGAACACACTTTGTTCAAAGGCACAGGTTTCAGCTCTTGGGAAGGATTATTTTGGGAAAAGGCTGCTGGATTTGAGGATTCCATGCAATTCAAGAAACTAACGCACGCCCAGAGAACTGGTTTAAGCCAAATTCCAAATAGAAGATTCACACTTTGGTGGTCACCCACTATTAATAGGGCAAATGTTTACGTGGGCTTTTTAGttcaattggatttgacAGGAATTTTTCTACACGGTAAGATTCCCACTCTAAAGATCTCACtgattcaaatattcaGAGCTCACTTATGGCAAAAGATTCATGAAAGCATTGTATTCGATTTATGTCAAATATTAGATGGACAGCTTGATGTTTTGCAGATCGAGAGTGTTAACAAAGAAGCTGTTCACCCTCGTAAATCCTATAAAATGAACTCATCTGCCGCGGACATAACGGTAAACAGTATCCACCAGTGGGAAGTTTGCAAACCGTCTTTACTTCATGCAACTAACGATAATTTTAAAGCTGCATTGACTGACAAAATGTGGGTGGATGTACAACTACGTTATGGTGATTATGACTCGCATGACATTTCTAGATATGTTCGTGCGAAGTTTTTGGATTATACTACTGACAGTGTCAGTATGTATCCATCTCCTACGGGTGTCATGGTTGGAATCGACCTAGCCTACAACATGTATGATGTTTACGGAAATTGGTTCAACGGATTAAAACCTTTAATGCAAAATAGTATGAGAACCATTATGAGGGCAAACCCTGCCCTTTATGTTCTTCGTGAAAGAATACGGAAGGGTCTACAAATCTATCAATCCAACGTTCAAGAACCATTTTTGAACTCATCAAACTACGCGGAACTGTTCAATAATGATACTAAGCTTTTTGTGGATGATACCAACGTTTACAGGGTTACTGTACATAAAACTTTCGAAGGAAATGTCGCAACAAAGGCTATTAACGGTTGTATTTTTACATTGAATCCGAAAACAGGGCATCTATTCCTTAAGATCATCCACACCTCTGTTTGGGCTGGTCAAAAGCGGTTGAGTCAACTAGCTAAGTGGAAGACTGCAGAAGAAGTTAGTGCCTTAGTGAGATCTCTTCCAAAAGAAGAGCAACCAAAGCAAATTATTGTCACTCGTAAAGCAATGTTAGATCCCCTGGAAGTTCATATGTTAGATTTCCCCAACATTTCAATAAGACCAACAGAATTGAGGCTACCATTTGCGGCTTCCATGGCAATTGACAAGCTGTCAGATACCGTGCTCAAAGCTACAGAGCCGCAAATGCTTTTGTTCAATATATATGATGATTGGTTAGAAAGAGTTTCCTCTTACACGGCTTTCTCAAGAATTATTCTGCTTTTAAGGGGATTGAAAACGAATGAAGAGAAGGCCAAAATGATATTGCTGGGAGATCCAACTATTCCAATCAAGTCACATCATTTATGGCCTTCATTTACTGATGAACAATGGATTGAAGTCGAGTCCAAGATGCGTGACTTGATTCTGGAGGAATACAGCAAAAAGTACAACGTCAATATCTCCTCATTAACTCAAACCGAAATCAAGGACTTGATACTTGGCCAGGATGTCAAGGCTCCATCAGTGAGAAGACAAAAGATGGCGGAGCTGGAAGCCGCCAAGAATGATTCCACAAGGGATGACGAGCTGGAAACTGGTGCATCCACGGTAATGAAGACAAAGACTGTGAATGCCCaaggtgaagaaattgtCGTTGTAACATCCGCCAACTATGAAAACCAAGCGTTCAGTTCCAAGAACGAGTGGAGGAAGAACGCTATTGCTAACAGCTTATTATACTTACGTTTAAGAAACATTTACATTGCATCAGAAGATTTCATAGAGGAAAAGCCAGTATTCGTTCTACCAAGGAATTTGCTCAAAAAGCTAGTGGAAATTTCAGACGTAAAAATACAGGTGGCGGCTTATCTTTATGGTTCGTCTCCTGCAGATCATCCAAACATCAAGGAAATTAAAACAATCGCCCTGATACCGCAACTGGGGAACAGTAAGGCTGTTCAATTGGGTAAGATCCCTAATGGTGATACAAATCCACAGTTGGACGGATTAGAACTGTTAGGTTGGATCCATACTCAGACTGAAGATATAAAGTTTATGACTGCCTTCGATGTGGCAACTCATGCAGATCTGTTCAGCTCTGTTAAACGTGAAGCCATTGATTTGACAGTTTGCCTGGCACAAGGATCTGTTTCATTAGCCGCATACAATCTAACAGATGAAGGTTATTCTTGGGGAATTCAGAACAAGGACGTTataacaacaacaccaGAGGAATTTGATCCAAGTTATAGCGAACACGCACAATTATTACTCTCTGAACGTATTATGGGTAACTTTTTAGTGCCTTCTACAGATGTTTGGAATTTCACTTTCAGTGGTGCAACATTTGATCCAAGCTTGGACTACGAATTAAAAGTTGGTATCCCGCTGGAATTCTACAACGAAATGCACAGAGTTATACATTTCATGCAATTTAACGAATTGGCTGGTGATGAAGCATTAGAAGCCGAGCAAGAAGATGTACTTGCTTGA
- the CDC23 gene encoding anaphase promoting complex subunit CDC23 (similar to uniprot|P16522 Saccharomyces cerevisiae YHR166C CDC23 Subunit of the anaphase-promoting complex/cyclosome (APC/C) which is a ubiquitin-protein ligase required for degradation of anaphase inhibitors including mitotic cyclins during the metaphase/anaphase transition) yields the protein MNSDNQLYLLTDVKSNLRKSSLELSQWKLHRSAKWSAEALCGMPEMPPATKASTSIPTGMADDESPLRKRIDLSLQNSLVHHNNFGLSESEYDLYLLASSLFDCKEFDRCAYFLKDVTNPCLKFYKLYCDYLSWDKKVRGNMESVLTTGKNPKQSTHRDPNGDGDNESEKDFQASNSPRMASTGDSNQSPVSTILRELNSYLDTTVVHLNNGIGLALLYYLKGILLKLNDNRAHAMSFFLKSLSCYSFNWACWLELLDCLSRPDESLLLIKYLDQKFCLEPTENLGSQADTHQNIMIRFFKLVLFQEFSGNTYDFAHELEYLHGFFPNFAYLKAQNALITYNYMDYLNSESLFNEVVKSDPYRLDDLDTYSNILYVMQKHSKLAYLAQFTSQVDKFRPETCCIVANYYSARQEHEKSIMYFRRALTLNKNCTSAWTLMGHEFVELKNSHAAIECYRRAVDINARDFKAWYGLGQAYEVLDMHLYSLYYFQKACTLKPLDRRMWQALAACYAKVGNRQEAIKCYERALQLSLHADQDSVILYRLADLYEQIHELDSCKEFMVRCVEVEKFTEGLVTDETAKARLWLAKYEAKRKNFEEAYNYAVGVSHGTSQEIEEARAIARECRRRIQ from the coding sequence ATGAACTCTGATAATCAATTATATTTACTGACTGATGTCAAGTCGAATTTAAGGAAATCCTCGCTGGAATTGTCCCAATGGAAGTTACACAGATCTGCGAAATGGTCCGCAGAAGCATTATGTGGAATGCCAGAGATGCCGCCTGCAACAAAGGCATCAACAAGTATCCCTACTGGTATggcagatgatgaatcacccctaaggaaaagaatagaTTTATCATTGCAGAATTCTTTAGTTCACCATAACAATTTTGGTCTTTCGGAATCAGAATACGATCTTTATCTATTGGCATCATCCTTATTCGATTGTAAAGAGTTTGATAGATGCGCATATTTTCTCAAAGACGTCACTAACCCATGTCTTAAATTCTACAAATTATACTGTGATTATCTATCATGGGATAAGAAAGTGCGTGGGAATATGGAAAGTGTATTAACTACTGGTAAAAACCCCAAACAATCAACCCATCGAGATCCCAATGGTGATGGGGATAATGAGAGCgaaaaagattttcaaGCAAGCAACAGTCCCAGGATGGCTTCCACAGGTGATAGTAATCAGAGCCCCGTTTCCACTATTTtgagagaattgaattcttaTCTGGACACTACGGTGGTTCACCTAAACAATGGCATTGGATTGGCATTGTTATATTATTTGAAAGGTATTCTACTGAAATTAAATGATAACAGAGCTCATGCCATGTCTTTTTTCTTAAAGTCATTATCATGttattctttcaattgggCTTGCTGGCTTGAGCTATTAGACTGCTTAAGTCGACCTGATGAATCACTGTTACTgataaaatatttggatcaaaaATTCTGTTTAGAGCCAACAGAAAACTTGGGGTCACAGGCTGATACTCATCAAAATATTATGATaagattcttcaaattggtacttttccaagaatttagTGGTAATACTTATGATTTTGCTCATGAACTTGAATACTTACATGGATTTTTCCCCAATTTCGCTTATCTGAAGGCTCAAAATGCATTGATAACTTACAATTACATGGATTATTTGAATTCCGAAAGTTTATTTAACGAAGTGGTTAAATCAGATCCATATAGGCTGGATGATCTAGATACCTATTCCAACATTTTGTACGTGATGCAAAAACATTCAAAATTGGCATATCTGGCACAATTCACTTCACAAGTGGATAAATTTAGGCCAGAGACCTGCTGCATTGTAGCCAATTACTACAGTGCTCGACAAGAGCATGAAAAATCTATCATGTACTTCAGAAGAGCTCTCACGCTGAACAAAAATTGTACTAGTGCCTGGACGCTAATGGGCCATGAATTCGTCGAACTGAAGAATTCTCATGCTGCCATCGAATGCTACCGCCGTGCTGTTGACATAAATGCAAGAGATTTCAAGGCATGGTACGGATTAGGACAGGCTTATGAGGTGTTGGATATGCATCTTTACTCCCTTtactattttcaaaaggcATGCACTTTAAAACCACTCGATAGACGAATGTGGCAGGCATTGGCAGCCTGCTATGCTAAAGTCGGTAATAGACAAGAAGCTATCAAATGTTATGAAAGAGCACTACAATTGTCATTACATGCGGATCAGGATTCCGTAATATTATACCGTCTCGCAGACTTGTACGAACAAATTCATGAACTCGATAgttgtaaagaatttatGGTGCGTTGTGTTGAAGTAGAAAAGTTCACAGAAGGTCTTGTCACTGATGAAACTGCAAAAGCAAGACTTTGGTTGGCTAAATATGAAGCTAAAAGGAAGAATTTCGAAGAGGCATACAATTACGCGGTTGGTGTATCGCATGGCACATCTCAAGAGATAGAAGAGGCAAGAGCCATAGCGAGAGAATGCcgaagaagaattcaatGA
- the THP2 gene encoding Thp2p (similar to uniprot|O13539 Saccharomyces cerevisiae YHR167W THP2 affects transcription elongation) — translation MSADLEFTYFDSLCEEDQALQQNYEQLQDVLQILKNLAEPGKSEDDQLQSLQYLAESHEKLVSSSIDLRYTKYKTRESQVTNGKRFRRNENHSKLQNVQGLKEYVTLMEHVNKESLDYVNLLQRLSVDLAKQIEISDPEVSEFVVDNWSPPDGMQSILEQLANPDKDSTHLQSQLDQYLDQIKMERAKYTIENKYSLQETLNEVNKEVNYWRRNWNAIENLMFGDSAHSIKKMLQSIDLLRAKLEEPDQSCEKDLNVNISTTPNQGR, via the coding sequence ATGTCTGCAGATTTAGAATTCACGTATTTTGATTCCTTATGTGAGGAAGACCAGGCTCTTCAGCAGAACTATGAGCAGTTGCAAGATGTTTTACaaatattaaaaaatttggcGGAACCTGGCAAATCAGAGGATGATCAGTTACAATCTTTGCAGTATCTGGCAGAATCTCATGAAAAGTTAGTATCTAGCTCCATTGATTTGAGATATACTAAATACAAGACCAGAGAGTCTCAAGTTACCAATGGTAAAAGGTTTAGACGTAATGAGAATCATAGcaaattgcaaaatgtGCAAGGTTTGAAAGAGTACGTGACCTTGATGGAACATGTAAATAAGGAATCGCTAGACTACGTCAACCTTTTACAGAGGCTCTCAGTGGACTTAGCCAAGCAGATTGAAATATCAGATCCTGAAGTAAGTGAATTCGTGGTAGATAATTGGAGCCCACCAGATGGCATGCAATCCATTCTTGAGCAGTTGGCTAACCCTGATAAAGATTCTACACATTTACAGTCACAATTAGATCAGTATTTGGACCAAATTAAGATGGAACGTGCTAAATATACCATTGAAAATAAGTATTCATTGCAAGAAACACTGAATGAAGTCAACAAAGAAGTAAATTACTGGAGGAGAAATTGGAATGCTATAGAAAATTTGATGTTTGGAGATAGCGCCCATTCCATCAAGAAGATGCTTCAAAGTATTGATCTCTTGAGGgcaaaattggaagaaccAGATCAGTCGTGTGAAAAGGATTTAAACGTAAATATAAGCACAACCCCAAATCAGGGGAGATAA